The region TTTTCAATGGGGAAATCATAAGCATCTTCAGACTGGTAGTAGGCATGCCCTATTTCTGAGTCCCCATACTCCCATAATTCACCTAATTGATTAAAGGTGTGTAACTTATGACGACAGCATAAATAGTAATCTTCCAAGAAACTCCTACGTATTTTATTATAATTTAATCTTTCTTCACTCATTTTTTCTTTCCTGATTTCAGTATGATTCCATTTTTTATAGCACGTCTATTTTTATACATTTTATTAAATTTTTAAATAACACCTAAATAGCTTTCACATTCAGGCTGTTAATTAAAGACTGCCAACTTATAAGAAATTACACAGCCTTATGGGATTTCGACCTAGAAAGAGCCACTCTGCCGCCTCTATTTTAAACTATCTTGGGTCCTTCCCATTCAAGTTTTTCTCTCAAATCATCCGGAACAATTGAGAAAAGGTCAGAAAAAATTTTTAAGTGGTCGTTATAAAGCATACTGATCTTTGCGTTACAATTTTCATAGTAATATCTACAGTGATGATTTAAGAAACGTATGTCATCATCTTTAAATTCTTCATGAGACAACAGGGAATAGAATCCATGAATCAACTGTGTCTCATATATCGCGGAACGGTTTCTAATTCTGCGAAGAAAGCTAGACTGGGCCACCATGCGCAAATGAGGTAGTGTTACTTGTAGTATATCGATGTAAATTTCATTTTTTTTCATTATACCTCCCTCTAAAATTGGGTTTAGTAAATAACTTAGTGATAGTTGCAACCGAGGATAGCGGCCCACAAGGGCCGCTTTGTTATTTATTAGGATTGCTTATCAATCAATCCCAGTAAAGACATATCATAGAGAAGGTCTTTTCTATCATCATCAGCTATACAGTCGAGGAGTTCATTTAGACTGTGTTTTGATAAAATAGTTGAGATTACATCTTTGTGATATTTTTTAGTTTGTTCAGTCTCCCTTCCTGCGTCCGATATAAGGGTAATGACTTCAAGCATTAGGTCTTCTGTTGGTGAATTAAAGGAGCCTTCCAATGCATCATAGGCAAATGCATGCTCGGACTCATTCTCACTCCATGTTTTACCGTTTCCTTTTGATACCAAATTTTTATTTTGGCAATAAGAGTAGCATGCATTAAAAAAAATGTTCTTTATTTCGTCATAATTGTTCATTTTCAATTCATCCTTTCTTCTTCGGAATCAATCTGACATGATTGTTATCTAACAC is a window of Pectobacterium punjabense DNA encoding:
- the imm2 gene encoding Imm2 family immunity protein, whose product is MNNYDEIKNIFFNACYSYCQNKNLVSKGNGKTWSENESEHAFAYDALEGSFNSPTEDLMLEVITLISDAGRETEQTKKYHKDVISTILSKHSLNELLDCIADDDRKDLLYDMSLLGLIDKQS